A window from Megalops cyprinoides isolate fMegCyp1 chromosome 8, fMegCyp1.pri, whole genome shotgun sequence encodes these proteins:
- the harbi1 gene encoding putative nuclease HARBI1 codes for MAIPIAILDCDLLLHGRGHKTLDRFDIETVSDEFLLSTFGFPREFIYYLVELLGDTLSRRTQRSRAISPDVQILAALGFYTSGSFQTRMGDAIGISQASMSRCVTNVTKALVEKASEFIGFIRDDATKQQSKEEFYRVAGMPNVIGVIDCAHIAIKAPNAEDLSFVNKKGFHSINCQLVCDSRGLLLSAETHWPGSLQDNAVFQQSSVNRFFEEQENHEGWLLGDSRYPLKKWLMTPLQYPETPADYRYNLAHTATHEIVDRTFRAIQTRFRCLDGSKGYLQYSPEKCAHIILACCVLHNVSLQSGLDAWTFERTETPDQSEEGSEQMDSLDSEAFRIRQELILNHFS; via the exons ATGGCTATACCGATAGCTATCCTGGATTGTGACCTTTTGCTACACGGACGTGGCCACAAAACCCTGGATAGGTTTGATATAGAGACTGTATCTGATGAATTTCTGTTGTCAACGTTTGGCTTCCCGCGGGAATTTATTTACTACTTAGTGGAACTGCTGGGTGACACGCTGTCACGGCGTACGCAAAGGTCAAGAGCAATTAGCCCGGACGTCCAAATACTTGCTGCTTTAGGTTTTTACACTTCGGGGTCTTTCCAGACGCGAATGGGAGACGCCATTGGCATCAGTCAGGCCTCGATGAGTCGCTGTGTTACCAATGTCACCAAAGCGCTTGTTGAAAAGGCTTCCGAGTTTATCGGTTTTATTCGGGACGATGCCACAAAACAGCAGTCCAAAGAGGAGTTTTACAGGGTGGCAGGAATGCCCAACGTCATCGGAGTGATAGACTGTGCTCATATCGCCATAAAAGCGCCGAATGCCGAGGACTTGTCATTTGTCAATAAGAAAGGCTTCCACTCCATTAATTGCCAGCTTGTTTGCGATTCAAGGGGACTTCTACTTAGCGCGGAGACACACTGGCCGGGCAGTTTGCAGGATAATGCAGTTTTCCAGCAGTCCTCAGTGAACAGATTCTTTGAAGAGCAGGAGAACCACGAAGGCTGGTTATTAG GTGACAGCCGGTACCCTCTAAAAAAGTGGCTGATGACACCCCTACAGTACCCGGAAACCCCTGCGGATTACCGCTACAACCTggcacacactgccacacatgaGATTGTGGACCGCACATTCCGGGCCATTCAAACCCGCTTTCGCTGCCTGGATGGGTCCAAGGGGTATCTGCAGTACTCTCCTGAGAAGTGTGCTCACATCATCCTGGCTTGCTGTGTCCTGCACAATGTGTCCCTGCAGTCTGGCCTGGATGCCTGGACATTTGAGAGGACAGAGACTCCAGATCAGTCAGAGGAAGGGAGTGAGCAAATGGACTCACTTGACTCTGAGGCCTTCCGGATACGCCAGGAGCTCATACTCAACCATTTCAGCTAG
- the zgc:110699 gene encoding ras-related and estrogen-regulated growth inhibitor produces the protein MTDCGQNRKLTRAKLVVLGRDNCGKTALCVRFITKRFIGEYDHKKEVTYRCQKLVDKEVIDLEILDTANKVCVGPAASSLESSIKWGDGFLIMYSVTDRGSFESVSRLKRLIDHVKQTLGIPTVIVANKCDMENGRVVRTEEGQALASDLRCNFYELSVAEGTAAVETAFNQLVREVRLEFYRHLLAMDKRSRMLQMRHALKNKLTRSKTMQW, from the exons ATGACTGACTGTGGACAAAATAGGAAATTGACCAGAGCAAAACTGGTGGTACTAGGCCGAGACAACTGTGGAAAGACTG ctctgtgtgtcagaTTCATCACCAAGCGTTTCATCGGGGAGTATGACCATAAAAAGG AGGTGACCTACAGGTGCCAGAAACTTGTGGACAAAGAAGTGATTGATCTGGAGATATTGGACACAGCTAACAAGGTA tgtgtggggCCTGCAGCCAGTTCCCTGGAGAGCTCCATCAAATGGGGAGATGGCTTTCTCATCATGTACTCTGTCACAGACCGCGGCAGCTTTGAGTCAGTCTCACGCCTGAAGAGGCTCATCGACCATGTGAAGCAGACCCTAG GCATTCCCACTGTAATTGTGGCCAACAAGTGTGACATGGAGAATGGACGAGTGGTACGAACAGAGGAGGGACAGGCCCTGGCCAGTGACCTGAG GTGTAATTTCTATGAGCTGTCAGTGGCagaaggcacagcagcagtggagaCAGCGTTCAACCAGTTGGTGCGGGAGGTGAGGCTGGAGTTCTACAGGCATCTGCTGGCTATGGACAAGCGCTCACGCATGCTGCAGATGAGACACGCACTGAAGAACAAGCTTACCCGCAGTAAGACCATGCAATGGTAA